The following nucleotide sequence is from Kineobactrum salinum.
ACTGTGGCTTACTGGGGCTCAAGACGACTCATGGGCTCATACCCAGCCGCGATGGAAGCTCACTGCTATCATGCCTGGGCTTTTTGACAACCACGGCGGCAGACACTGCCGTCCTCCTGGATTTGAGCTGCGGACCTCATTTGCTTGACAGAATGTCTCTTCCCAGACCAGCCGAAGCTTTCGAGCGCCTGATCAGCCGGGGAAGCCTCAAGGGGCTCAAGGCCGCGTGGTCACCTGACTTCGGATATGCACCAATGGAGCCGGAGGCCGTGGATATAGCGCGAAAGTGTTTCGAGACAGTAGTCCAGAATAGTGGCCTTGATCTTTCAAACTATTCGTACCGTCCACCCAACGTCTATCGGGCCTGGGTTATGGAATCCCTTAATTTCCTGAAAGATGCACTTGCAGCAGAAGGCCTTGATATTCGCCAACTCGATACTCGGACACAAGGTCTTCTGCAGACTTTTTCCAAGTCGAGTGCAGCAGAGCACATTAGAATGCAGAAGGAATTCCTTGAACTGGAAAATACTGTAGCAGACCTGTTTTCGCAGGTAGACCTCCTGTTCACCCCCGCCACTTCCTGCCCCGCATTCGGAGCCAGCGAAGAAATCCCTGCAAATATCGCTGGAAAGGATGCAACATGGACAGGCGCGGAACCTCTGTCAATGTTTGCCAATATTGCTGGAATTCCGGCCATCTCAATTCCCGCAGGTACGACCAGTGACGGCCTTCCAGTAGGCCTGCAGATCGCAGCCCGCCGGCATGAGGACAAGTTACTGTTGCGCCTGGCCCAACTAATGGAAACCGTACAGCCCTGGCCACGGACAGCGCCGGATTTCTGGTAGCCTGTGACTGGGTGTCGATAGAGCCCGGGGAAATGCTTTCACAGCAGGAGCCGGACTATTCCGGAGTCGGCCGAAAAACCTGCCTCTTCAGCGCAAGTTTATCTACCTTGCCATTGGGCAATAACGGAAACGCCTCCACCAACTGAAATGCCTTGGGAATTTTATAGTTTGCCAGACTACTACGGCAATGAGCCTTTAACCGTTCTTCTGATAACAGGCTGCTACTACCCAACACAAAGGCGTGACCGACTTCCGAATAAACCGGATCGTTGACACCGACCACAACTGCCATTTCGACGCCTTCACAACTTTCAATTACTTGTTCCACTTCAGAGGGATACACATTGTAGCCTCCCGACTTGTACATCTCCGACTTCCTGCCCGTAATGCAAAATGCGCCATCTTCCCTTTGGAATGCAAGATCACCGGTATGCAACCAGCCGTCACCATCCAGTGTACTTTCTGTTGCCGATGGATTGTTCCAGTACCCTTTCATCAGAAAGCCCCCTCTTACGCGGATTTCTCCAACTTCCCCGGGATACGTTGGCGCACCGTTGTCGGAAAACAGGGCGACCTCATATTCAGGAGGAGGCCACCCGGCTGTTTCGGCATAGGTTACATCACTACAGGAAGAATCTCTCACGTACAGAACGTTACCTGTAGTCTCCGTCAATCCGTACACACTGGCGAGATTGGGCGCGTATTGACGCAGACGCCGCACAAGATCAATGGAGGCCTTGTTTCCGCCCCATACTATGAATCTTAAGGATGACAGATCATACTTGTCCACGTCAGGCTGGGAAAAGATGGCCAGCAGCATAACTGGTATCTGGCCCAGGTGGGTGAGCTTTTCCGTCTCTATGGTCTTCAGGACGCCTTGCGGATCAAAAGACTCCATGAATACCAGCGTGGCCCCTGCAACCAGTGTTGTACAGCACACATCCCCAACACATGCGATGTGATTAATCGGAAAGTTACAAAGGATTCGCTGCCCCTGAAATCCCAGATTGTACTTAGTATCAACCAGCGAGCAGTATGTCAGCCCCCTGTGCGTTAGCACGGCCCCTTTTGGTTTTCCCGTTGTGCCGGACGTGTACACAATAAGACACGGACTGTCAGTGCTGACTTTTTCGCGCGCCTCCGATAGCCGTGAATCACTGACCTTTTCTCCCTGAAGTAAAAATGCATCCTTCGTCCACATGCCATCAGGCAGTGTAGCGTCGGCATCCACAACTATTGTCGTCGACTGTTTCGGTAGATTTTTGACTGCAAGAAGATCTTCTTTGTAACTTCTGTCTCCTATATCCCTTCTCGAAAAGATGATATCAGGCTGACAGTCTTCCAGAGGATGTAGCAGCTCCCGCCTCGTATACTTGGGGTTGAGACCAACCCAAATACCACCAATTGACACAGTTGCAAGAAATATCAAAAAGAACTCGGGACAAGGTGGCAGCAAGGTCGCGACCCGATCGCCCGGTTTCAGTCCATGTCCTATCAGGGCCCTGGCAATTTCGTCAACTCGATGGGCACAATCGCGGTAGGTCAGGCGATGGTCATCTGAAACAAGCATCTCCCTATCGGGAAATTTCCTTGAACCATGGAACAGATAGTCACTTACACGCTCCAGTTCCGGCGGCATTATACCGGGCGAGTTAGCGGGAAACACCATCAGCTATCTCCATAATGTCAGTGGGACCTGCGTACATAGTAACTTTCCTGTATTCGACAACGCTGTACTGAGATCCAGGATCCTGAACAGAATTGATTGGAAATGATGCCGGAGGAGGCTCTTCTAATGTGCGATTGACCCGGGGCCCGCTAGATTTCGGGAATTCCTCCGCTGCCGATCATGTTCCATATATACAGCTGCCACGAAAGTATACTGATGCCGAGAGCGCCAAATGTCGCTGAAAAAATGACCAGTGGATAGTTCGATCTGATTCTGGCATAGAAGAACAATGCGATC
It contains:
- a CDS encoding amidase codes for the protein MNTQCKMLHHLSALELAERIRDRRLSAEEVTAFFLDRIFQYDEIINAFVFVDTENALSAAREVDRKISTGHAVGRLAGVPFGVKDFTHVKYMPTMEGSRILGEAVLQGKDDPVIERLRNAGAIPLGKTNVPEFGMHSATYNERFGITRNPWNTQRTPGGSSGGSSAAVAAGLVPFATGTDGGGSIRTPAAYCGLLGLKTTHGLIPSRDGSSLLSCLGFLTTTAADTAVLLDLSCGPHLLDRMSLPRPAEAFERLISRGSLKGLKAAWSPDFGYAPMEPEAVDIARKCFETVVQNSGLDLSNYSYRPPNVYRAWVMESLNFLKDALAAEGLDIRQLDTRTQGLLQTFSKSSAAEHIRMQKEFLELENTVADLFSQVDLLFTPATSCPAFGASEEIPANIAGKDATWTGAEPLSMFANIAGIPAISIPAGTTSDGLPVGLQIAARRHEDKLLLRLAQLMETVQPWPRTAPDFW
- a CDS encoding class I adenylate-forming enzyme family protein, with translation MVFPANSPGIMPPELERVSDYLFHGSRKFPDREMLVSDDHRLTYRDCAHRVDEIARALIGHGLKPGDRVATLLPPCPEFFLIFLATVSIGGIWVGLNPKYTRRELLHPLEDCQPDIIFSRRDIGDRSYKEDLLAVKNLPKQSTTIVVDADATLPDGMWTKDAFLLQGEKVSDSRLSEAREKVSTDSPCLIVYTSGTTGKPKGAVLTHRGLTYCSLVDTKYNLGFQGQRILCNFPINHIACVGDVCCTTLVAGATLVFMESFDPQGVLKTIETEKLTHLGQIPVMLLAIFSQPDVDKYDLSSLRFIVWGGNKASIDLVRRLRQYAPNLASVYGLTETTGNVLYVRDSSCSDVTYAETAGWPPPEYEVALFSDNGAPTYPGEVGEIRVRGGFLMKGYWNNPSATESTLDGDGWLHTGDLAFQREDGAFCITGRKSEMYKSGGYNVYPSEVEQVIESCEGVEMAVVVGVNDPVYSEVGHAFVLGSSSLLSEERLKAHCRSSLANYKIPKAFQLVEAFPLLPNGKVDKLALKRQVFRPTPE